A region from the Citrobacter telavivensis genome encodes:
- the pcnB gene encoding polynucleotide adenylyltransferase PcnB, with amino-acid sequence MTLPRCTIFTRVANFCRKVLSREESEAEIAVARPRMTVIPREQHAISRKDISENALKVMYRLNKAGYEAWLVGGGVRDLLLGKKPKDFDVTTNATPDQVRKLFRNCRLVGRRFRLAHVMFGPEIIEVATFRGHHEGSESDRTTSQRGQNGMLLRDNIFGSIEEDAQRRDFTINSLYYSVADFTVRDYVGGMQDLEDGVIRLIGNPETRYREDPVRMLRAVRFAAKLDMKISPETAEPIPRLATLLNDIPPARLFEEALKLLQAGYGYETYKKLREYSLFQPLFPTITRYFTENGDSAMERIIAQVLKNTDNRIHNDMRVNPAFLFAAMFWYPLLEMAQKIAQESGLAYYDAFALAMNEVLDEACRSLAIPKRLTSLTRDIWQLQLRMSRRQGKRAWKLMEHPKFRAAYDLLALRAEVENNAELQRLAQWWGEFQVSAPPEQKGMLNELDEDPSPRRRHRRPRKRAPRREGTA; translated from the coding sequence TTGACACTACCGAGGTGCACTATTTTTACCCGAGTCGCTAATTTTTGCCGCAAGGTGCTAAGCCGCGAAGAGAGCGAGGCCGAAATTGCCGTCGCCCGTCCGCGTATGACGGTCATCCCGCGCGAGCAGCACGCTATTTCACGCAAAGATATCAGTGAAAATGCCCTGAAGGTAATGTACAGGCTGAATAAAGCGGGATACGAAGCCTGGCTGGTTGGCGGAGGCGTCCGCGACCTTCTGCTTGGCAAAAAACCGAAAGATTTTGACGTCACGACCAATGCGACGCCAGACCAGGTGCGCAAACTGTTCCGTAACTGCCGCCTTGTAGGCCGCCGTTTCCGTCTGGCGCACGTCATGTTTGGCCCGGAAATTATTGAAGTCGCCACCTTTCGTGGTCATCACGAAGGCAGCGAAAGCGACCGTACCACGTCCCAACGCGGACAAAACGGTATGCTGCTGCGCGACAACATTTTCGGCTCCATCGAAGAAGACGCCCAGCGCCGTGACTTCACCATTAACAGCCTTTATTACAGCGTCGCTGATTTTACCGTTCGCGACTATGTCGGCGGTATGCAGGATCTGGAAGATGGTGTGATTCGCCTGATCGGCAATCCGGAAACCCGCTACCGCGAAGATCCGGTGCGGATGCTGCGCGCCGTGCGTTTCGCAGCGAAGCTCGACATGAAGATTAGCCCGGAAACGGCAGAGCCGATCCCGCGCCTGGCCACGCTGCTCAACGATATCCCGCCCGCGCGCCTGTTCGAAGAGGCGTTGAAGCTATTGCAGGCGGGCTACGGCTATGAAACCTATAAAAAACTGCGCGAATACAGCCTGTTCCAGCCACTGTTCCCGACCATCACTCGTTATTTCACCGAGAATGGCGACAGCGCAATGGAACGCATCATCGCGCAGGTGCTGAAAAATACCGATAACCGCATCCATAACGACATGCGCGTTAATCCGGCCTTCCTGTTTGCCGCGATGTTCTGGTATCCGCTGCTGGAAATGGCGCAGAAAATCGCCCAGGAAAGCGGTCTGGCCTACTATGACGCGTTCGCGCTGGCGATGAACGAAGTGCTGGATGAGGCCTGCCGTTCGCTGGCGATCCCGAAACGTCTCACCTCGCTGACGCGCGATATCTGGCAGTTGCAACTGCGGATGTCCCGTCGCCAGGGTAAGCGCGCGTGGAAGCTGATGGAACATCCGAAATTCCGCGCCGCGTATGATTTACTCGCCCTGCGTGCCGAAGTGGAAAACAATGCCGAACTGCAGCGTCTGGCGCAGTGGTGGGGCGAATTCCAGGTTTCTGCACCACCAGAGCAAAAAGGCATGCTGAACGAGCTGGATGAAGATCCGTCACCGCGCCGTCGGCACCGTCGTCCGCGCAAGCGCGCGCCGCGTCGTGAAGGAACGGCATGA
- the folK gene encoding 2-amino-4-hydroxy-6-hydroxymethyldihydropteridine diphosphokinase yields the protein MTLVYIALGSNLASPLEQVNAAVNAIRELPESRVVAVSSFYRTPPLGPQDQPDYLNAAVALETTLEPETLLDHTQRIELQQGRVRKAERWGPRTLDLDIMLFGDRIINSERLTVPHYDMKNRGFMLWPLFEIAPDLHFPDGISLQQVLTHLGAEKPARW from the coding sequence ATGACCCTCGTTTATATCGCGCTGGGCAGCAACCTGGCCTCTCCTCTGGAGCAGGTCAATGCTGCCGTCAACGCGATACGTGAGCTCCCTGAAAGCCGGGTCGTTGCCGTCTCTTCCTTTTACCGAACCCCGCCGCTGGGTCCGCAGGATCAGCCCGATTACCTGAACGCCGCCGTGGCGCTGGAAACGACGCTTGAGCCAGAAACATTGCTCGATCACACCCAGCGCATTGAACTTCAGCAAGGCCGGGTACGTAAAGCCGAACGCTGGGGACCACGCACGTTAGATCTGGACATCATGTTGTTTGGCGATCGCATCATCAACAGCGAGCGGTTAACCGTGCCGCACTACGACATGAAAAACCGTGGTTTTATGCTCTGGCCGCTGTTTGAAATCGCCCCTGACCTGCACTTCCCTGACGGCATCTCACTGCAACAGGTACTCACTCACCTCGGCGCAGAAAAACCCGCTCGCTGGTAA